A stretch of the Lactuca sativa cultivar Salinas chromosome 9, Lsat_Salinas_v11, whole genome shotgun sequence genome encodes the following:
- the LOC111919532 gene encoding protein PIGMENT DEFECTIVE 338, chloroplastic, with product MSLLLLHHHPCCKFLPPLDTFITCKTPINRYISCPKTPKPFNNLPFLTKYSICRNTHVVNCSNNEVIDEFTNTQLDQTQENEIEELGLLGKPSPMPVINVPPQVESEYIKPQKEEVLEPFYKFFRDGKSAEETSDSEDVSEEISMEEEEDKKVSVEYYDPKQGDFVVGVVVSGNEYKLDVNIGADLLGTMLTKEVLPLYEKELDNLLCDFEKNPEEFLMKGKMGIVRNEEALSGGPVAGQPVVEHGTVLFAEVLGRTLSGRPLISTRRLFRRLAWHRVRQIKQLNEPIEVKITEWNTGGLLTRIEGLRAFLPKIELVNRVNNFTELKENVGRRIFVQITRISEDTNDLILSEKEAWNAKHLKEGTLLEGTVRKIFPYGAQIRIGESNRSGLLHISNITRGEFASVNDVLAIDEKVKVLVVKSMFPDKISLSTAVLESEPGLFLSNRERVYSEASEMAKKYRQKLPAVSTIRKLEHLSDALPFNVEENMYANWKWFKFERDNEPK from the exons AtgtctctccttcttcttcatcatcatccatGTTGTAAGTTTCTGCCTCCTCTAGATACCTTCATAACCTGCAAAACCCCCATTAACAGATACATTTCTTGCCCTAAAACCCCCAAACCCTTCAATAATCTACCTTTCCTTACCAAATACTCAATCTGTAGAAACACCCATGTTGTAAATTGCTCGAATAATGAAGTCATTGATGAATTCACAAACACTCAGTTGGACCAAACTCAAGAAAACGAGATCGAAGAGCTTGGATTGTTGGGTAAACCATCACCAATGCCCGTTATCAATGTACCACCACAAGTTGAAAGTGAGTATATTAAGCCTCAGAAAGAGGAGGTATTAGAGCCCTTTTACAAGTTTTTTAGGGATGGTAAGTCCGCAGAAGAGACTAGCGATTCAGAAGATGTTAGCGAGGAGATTTCAATGGAGGAAGAAGAGGATAAGAAGGTTTCTGTAGAGTATTACGATCCAAAACAAGGCGATTTTGTCGTTGGTGTAGTCGTTTCAGGAAACGAATACAAGCTTGATGTTAATATCGGTGCAGATTTATTAGGGACAATGCTGACGAAAGAAGTGCTTCCTTTATACGAAAAAGAGTTGGATAATTTGTTGTGTGATTTTGAGAAGAACCCCGAAGAGTTTTTGATGAAGGGCAAGATGGGAATCGTGAGAAATGAAGAGGCGTTAAGCGGTGGTCCGGTGGCTGGGCAGCCGGTTGTTGAACATGGAACGGTTTTGTTTGCAGAAGTTTTGGGAAGAACTCTTAGTGGTCGGCCTTTGATTTCCACACGAAGGCTTTTCCGGCGACTAGCTTGGCATCGAGTGAGGCAG ATTAAGCAACTGAATGAACCTATAGAAGTCAAAATTACAGAGTGGAATACTGGTGGTCTTCTTACAAGAATCGAG GGTTTACGAGCTTTTCTTCCTAAAATTGAACTTGTCAATCGTGTTAATAATTTCACCGAGCTAAAAGAAAAT GTGGGACGTCGAATATTTGTTCAAATTACACGAATAAGTGAGGATACAAACGACTTAATTCTCAGTGAAAAGGAAGCTTGG AATGCAAAACACCTTAAAGAGGGAACTCTTTTGGAAGGCACAGTGAGAAAAATATTCCCCTATGGTGCTCAAATAAGGATCGGCGAAAGTAACCGAAG TGGATTGTTGCATATCTCGAATATCACTCGAGGAGAATTTGCTTCGGTCAATGACGTGCTAGCAATcgatgaaaaagtcaaagttttggTTGTGAAGTCGATGTTCCCCGACAAAATCTCTCTCAG TACTGCAGTGCTGGAAAGTGAACCTGGCTTGTTCCTATCAAACAGAGAG AGAGTATATTCGGAAGCTTCGGAAATGGCGAAGAAATACAGGCAGAAGTTACCAGCTGTTTCAACCATTCGAAAATTAGAACACCTTTCAGATGCTCTACCCTTCAATGTTGAAGAAAATATGTATGCAAATTGGAAATGGTTCAAATTTGAAAGAGATAACGAACCAAAATGA
- the LOC111919567 gene encoding uncharacterized protein LOC111919567, with the protein MENGCKGKKGFSPFQKCTTSIRQLSYGMGADKWDEYCRMSEHTVRDSVYKFCKAICLVYGQRYLRKPTINDIHQLYTVHEGKHEFSGMLGSIDCMHWSWALCPNAWRGQYMRGDHKEPTIILEAITSHDPWIWHAFFGPAGANNDINVLDQSPVFNDIYLGKSHDVPFQANGVAYKRG; encoded by the coding sequence ATGGAAAATGGATGCAAGGGGAAAAAAGGTTTCTCTCCCTTTCAAAAATGCACGACTTCAATTCGTCAGCTATCATACGGCATGGGCGCAGACAAATGGGACGAGTATTGTAGAATGTCAGAGCATACCGTGAGGGACTCTGTGTACAAGTTCTGCAAAGCGATCTGTTTGGTTTACGGGCAACGATATTTGCGCAAACCAACTATCAACGATATCCACCAATTGTATACGGTACATGAAGGGAAACATGAATTCTCTGGAATGCTAGGTAGTATCGATTGCATGCATTGGAGTTGGGCATTATGCCCCAACGCATGGCGTGGTCAGTACATGAGAGGCGACCACAAAGAGCCGACGATTATTCTAGAGGCTATCACATCACATGATCCTTGGATATGGCATGCATTCTTTGGTCCAGCTGGTGCAAACAATGACATTAACGTGCTAGACCAGTCACCTGTATTCAACGATATCTACCTTGGAAAGTCACACGATGTACCTTTTCAAGCAAATGGGGTAGCATATAAGCGTGGATAA